In Pseudomonas sp. ADAK2, the genomic window CGCGAGCAAATCCAGGGTTGGGTCGCCAATCGCTTCTACTATCAGGTCAACATCCCGCTCAAGGACGCCGCGATCCTCGCCAACTGCCCCGACCGCGACGTGCGCCGGGAATGGCTGCAACGCATCCTCGATCACGACGGCGAACCCGGCAGCGAAGGCGGGATCGAAGCCTGGCTGCGCCTGGGCGAAGCCGTGGGGCTGGAACGCGAGCAAATCCTCTCCCAGGAACTCGTGTTGCCCGGCGTCCGTTTTGCCGTGGACGCCTACGTCAATTTCGCCCGCCGCGCCTGTTGGCAGGAAGCCGCCAGCAGTTCCTTGACCGAATTGTTCGCACCGCAGATCCACCAATCACGCCTCGACGCCTGGCCCACCCATTACCCGTGGATCGACGCGGGCGGCTACGACTATTTCCGTACCCGTTTGAGCCAGGCGCGGCGCGATGTCGAGCACGGTTTGCGCATCACCCTGGCGCATTACGTCACCCTCGAAGGCCAACAACGGATGCTGGAAATCCTCCAGTTCAAACTCGATGTGCTGTGGAGCATGCTCGATGCGATGAGCATGGCTTACGAGCTGGAGCGACCGCCGTATCACACCGTCACCCCCTCGAATGTCTGGCATCGGGGGATTGCCCTGTGAGTTTGATTAACCGCGAAAAAACACCGTCCCTAAGACCGGGATTTCGCCTGCAATGGGAACCCCGCCAGGATTGCCATGTGCTGCTGTACCCCGAAGGCATGATCAAACTCAACACCAGCGCCGGGCAGATCCTCAATCTGCTGGACGGCCAGCGCAGCGTCGCGTCAATCATCGAGCAATTGTCGACGAACTTCCCCGGCGTGCCGGGCATCGACGAAGACGTGCTGACGTTTCTGGAGGTGGCCCATGCTCAATTCTGGATCGAATAAATCGCCGCCAGGGCCGCCGCTGTGGCTGTTGGCGGAACTGACTTATCGCTGCCCGTTGCAATGCCCGTATTGCTCCAACCCGTTGGACTTTGCCCAATCCGGCGAGGAACTGAGCACCGAAGAATGGATTCGCGTCTTTCGCGAGGCGCGTGAAATGGGCGCCGCGCAACTGGGTTTTTCCGGTGGTGAACCGTTGGTGCGCCAGGACCTCGCCGAGCTGATCAAAGCCGCGCGGGACATGGGTTACTACACCAATCTGATTACCTCCGGCATCGGCCTGACCAAGCAGAAGGTCCGCGACTTCAAAATCGCCGGGCTCGACCATATCCAGATCAGCTTCCAGGCTGCCGACGAAGGGGTGAACAACATGCTCGCCGGCTCGCGCAAGGCCTTCGCCCAGAAACTCGCCATGGCCCGCGCGGTGAAAGCCCAGGGTTACCCGATGGTGCTGAATTTCGTCACCCACCGGCACAACATCGACCGCATCGACCGCATCATCGATTTGTGCCTGGAACTGGAGGCGGATTTCGTCGAGTTGGCGACGTGTCAGTTCTACGGTTGGGCCGAACTCAACCGCGTTGGCCTGTTGCCCACTCGCGAGCAATTGCAGCGTGCCGAGCGCATCACCAATGAATACCGCGAGCGGCTTGAGGCCCAGGGCCACCCATGCAAGCTGATTTTCGTCACCCCGGACTACTACGAAGAACGCCCGAAAACCTGCATGAACGGCTGGGCCAACCTGTTTCTCGACATTACCCCGGACGGCACCGCGTTGCCGTGCCACAGCGCCCGCCAGTTACCGGTGCAATTTCCCAATGTGCGCGAGCACAGCATTGAGCACATCTGGACCGATTCCTTCGGCTTCAACCGGTTTCGCGGCGATGACTGGATGAAGGAACCGTGCCGCTCCTGCGATGAAAAACACAAGGATCTGGGCGGTTGCCGCTGCCAGGCGTTCATGCTCACCGGAGATGCCGAAAACGCCGACCCGGTGTGCAGCAAGTCGCCGCACCATGGGGTGATCCTCAAGGCCCGCGAAGAGGCCGACGCGCCGGGGCAGGGCATGGAACACCTGACGTTGCGCAATGAGAAGGCTTCGCGGTTGATCTACCGCGGGTGATACCGGCTACCCATTGGTCTGATTGCATTCACCACCGGATGGGTTAGTGTGGCTTCTACCTTCCAAAACAATAAAAACAGGCTTTCCAATGAGCCACAAAATCAGCCAGCTGCGTAAATTCGTTTCGCCTGAAATCATTTTTGGTGCCGGTTGCCGGCACAACGTCGGCAACTACGCCAAGACCTTCGGCGCCCGCAAGGTGCTGGTGGTCAGCGACCCCGGGGTGATTGCCGCCGGTTGGGTCGCGGATGTCGAGGCCAGCCTGCAGGCCCAGGGCATCGATTACTTTCTGTATAGCGACGTCTCGCCCAATCCCCGGGTCGAGGAAGTCATGCTCGGCGCCGAGTTGTACAAGGAAAACCACTGCGATGTCATTGTGGCCATTGGTGGCGGCAGCCCGATGGATTGCGGCAAAGGCATTGGCATTGTCGTCGCCCATGGGCGCAGCATTCTCGAGTTCGAAGGCGTGGACACCATTCGCGTGCCCAGCCCGCCGCTGATCCTGATCCCGACCACCGCTGGCACGTCGGCCGACGTCTCGCAATTCGTGATCATTTCCAACCAGCAAGAACGCATGAAGTTCTCCATTGTCAGCAAGGCTGCGGTGCCTGACGTGTCGCTGATCGACCCGGAAACCACCCTGAGCATGGACCCGTTCCTGGCGGCCTGTACCGGTATCGACGCGTTGGTGCATGCCATCGAAGCCTTCGTCTCCACCGGTCACGGCCCGTTGACCGACCCCCATGCACTGGAAGCGATGCGCCTGATCAATGGCAATCTGGTGCAGATGATCGCCAATCCGACGGACATTGTCCTGCGCGAGAAAATCATGCTCGGCAGCATGCAGGCCGGGCTGGCGTTCTCCAACGCGATCCTGGGCGCCGTGCACGCCATGTCCCACAGCCTCGGCGGCTTTCTCGATTTGCCCCACGGCTTGTGCAACGCGGTGCTGGTGGAACATGTGGTGGCGTTCAACTACAACTCGGCGCCGGACCGTTTCAAGGTGATCGCCGAGACCTTTGGCATCGATTGCCGGGGCCTGAATCACCGGCAGATCTGCAAGCGCCTGGTCGAGCATTTGATCGCGTTGAAACATGCGATCGGCTTCCACGAAACCCTGGGTCTGCACGGGGTGAGCATGGCGGATATTCCATTCCTGTCGCAGCACGCCATGCACGACCCGTGCATCCTGACCAACCCGCGCGAATCCAGTCAGCGTGACGTCGAGGTCGTCTATGGCGAAGCCCTCTGACGAGCAGCAACGGGCGCTGGCCGGGTTACTGGGGTTAGGCAGTCACTCGGCGCGCAAGAGCCATTACCCGGAACTCAACGCGCGCCTGGACGAACTGGAAGCCGAGCGCAATCGCTATAAATGGCTGTTCGAAAACGCCGTCCACGGGATCTTCCAGGCCAGCCTGCTCGAAGGGATGCGCGCCGCCAACCCGGCGCTGGCGCGGATGCTTGGCTATGACGATCCGCAGGAGGTGCTGTTTTCCTTGGCGGACCTGGCGAGCAACCTGTTTGTCGGCGGTGCCAGGGAGCTGGAAACCATCGGCGAGATCCTCAAGACCGAACGCAGTCTGCACGGCTATGAAACGCAGCTGCGGCGCAAGGACGGCAGCAGCCTCGACGTGCTGATGAACCTGTTGCTCAAGCCCGATCAGGAAGGCCTGGTTGAAGGTTTTGTCGCCGACATCACCGAACGCAAACTCGCCCAGCAGCGCTTGCAACAACTCAACGATGAACTGGAGCAACGGGTCACCGCGCGCACTGACGAATTGCTCGAAGCCAACCGCAACCTGCAACAGCAGATCACCCAGCGCAAGCAGATTGCCCAGGCCTTGCGCGATGCCCGGGACGCCGCCGAAGCGGCCAACCGCAGCAAGGACAAATACCTCGCCGCCGCCAGTCACGACCTGCTGCAACCGCTCAACGCCGCGCGGCTACTGATTTCGACCTTGCGCGAGCGCAAATTGCCCGACGTCGAGCAGGTGCTGGTGGAGCGTACGCACCAGGCACTGGAAGGGGCGGAAGACCTG contains:
- the pqqC gene encoding pyrroloquinoline-quinone synthase PqqC; this encodes MPDTPMSPSEFEAALRAKGAYYHIHHPFHQAMYAGRATREQIQGWVANRFYYQVNIPLKDAAILANCPDRDVRREWLQRILDHDGEPGSEGGIEAWLRLGEAVGLEREQILSQELVLPGVRFAVDAYVNFARRACWQEAASSSLTELFAPQIHQSRLDAWPTHYPWIDAGGYDYFRTRLSQARRDVEHGLRITLAHYVTLEGQQRMLEILQFKLDVLWSMLDAMSMAYELERPPYHTVTPSNVWHRGIAL
- the pqqD gene encoding pyrroloquinoline quinone biosynthesis peptide chaperone PqqD, yielding MSLINREKTPSLRPGFRLQWEPRQDCHVLLYPEGMIKLNTSAGQILNLLDGQRSVASIIEQLSTNFPGVPGIDEDVLTFLEVAHAQFWIE
- the pqqE gene encoding pyrroloquinoline quinone biosynthesis protein PqqE: MLNSGSNKSPPGPPLWLLAELTYRCPLQCPYCSNPLDFAQSGEELSTEEWIRVFREAREMGAAQLGFSGGEPLVRQDLAELIKAARDMGYYTNLITSGIGLTKQKVRDFKIAGLDHIQISFQAADEGVNNMLAGSRKAFAQKLAMARAVKAQGYPMVLNFVTHRHNIDRIDRIIDLCLELEADFVELATCQFYGWAELNRVGLLPTREQLQRAERITNEYRERLEAQGHPCKLIFVTPDYYEERPKTCMNGWANLFLDITPDGTALPCHSARQLPVQFPNVREHSIEHIWTDSFGFNRFRGDDWMKEPCRSCDEKHKDLGGCRCQAFMLTGDAENADPVCSKSPHHGVILKAREEADAPGQGMEHLTLRNEKASRLIYRG
- the ercA gene encoding alcohol dehydrogenase-like regulatory protein ErcA, producing MSHKISQLRKFVSPEIIFGAGCRHNVGNYAKTFGARKVLVVSDPGVIAAGWVADVEASLQAQGIDYFLYSDVSPNPRVEEVMLGAELYKENHCDVIVAIGGGSPMDCGKGIGIVVAHGRSILEFEGVDTIRVPSPPLILIPTTAGTSADVSQFVIISNQQERMKFSIVSKAAVPDVSLIDPETTLSMDPFLAACTGIDALVHAIEAFVSTGHGPLTDPHALEAMRLINGNLVQMIANPTDIVLREKIMLGSMQAGLAFSNAILGAVHAMSHSLGGFLDLPHGLCNAVLVEHVVAFNYNSAPDRFKVIAETFGIDCRGLNHRQICKRLVEHLIALKHAIGFHETLGLHGVSMADIPFLSQHAMHDPCILTNPRESSQRDVEVVYGEAL